The following are encoded together in the Candidatus Omnitrophota bacterium genome:
- a CDS encoding SPASM domain-containing protein has protein sequence MIFFRRLIKAGRLLYRRPRGFKNYCLGLFSALIRSKMPLGLPVHITIEPTNLCNLRCPVCETGSGILNRPKGRMTFDNFKIVIDKIKDHANSIFFYFMGEPFLNKDSYRMIKYAKCKGLYITSCTNGNCTDTVQLLDSGIDEIIFQIGGVTQRTHETYRVGSNLQVILENVRMLVQQKKILNKTYPKIILGLIIMKQNELEIEKFHELARSLGVDEARLQRACVRTWEQARQFLPNDEKYWDYDKEAFVKGELKLKKNSGNRCNWIYISTAILNNGDVVPCCRDVYGYFVMGNILKDDLGAIWNGKKYRNFRKRVASDKNGISICKLCSSFEIPGLYENRKAE, from the coding sequence ATGATTTTTTTTAGAAGGCTCATAAAAGCTGGACGTCTCCTCTATAGGAGGCCGAGAGGTTTTAAGAATTACTGCCTAGGTTTATTTTCAGCACTTATTAGAAGTAAGATGCCGCTAGGTCTGCCAGTACATATAACCATTGAGCCTACTAATCTATGTAATCTTAGATGTCCAGTTTGCGAAACTGGATCCGGAATTTTAAATAGACCAAAGGGAAGGATGACCTTCGATAATTTTAAGATTGTTATCGACAAAATTAAAGACCACGCTAATAGTATATTTTTTTATTTTATGGGTGAGCCTTTTTTAAATAAAGATTCTTATAGAATGATTAAGTATGCTAAGTGTAAAGGGTTATATATAACAAGCTGTACGAACGGTAATTGTACAGATACTGTGCAATTGTTAGATTCTGGTATTGATGAGATTATCTTTCAAATTGGCGGGGTAACTCAGCGGACCCATGAAACGTATCGAGTCGGAAGTAATCTTCAAGTTATACTTGAAAACGTCAGGATGCTTGTTCAGCAAAAGAAAATTCTAAATAAGACTTATCCAAAGATAATTCTTGGGCTTATTATTATGAAACAGAATGAGCTGGAGATAGAAAAATTTCATGAATTGGCTAGATCACTTGGTGTAGATGAGGCACGACTTCAGAGAGCTTGCGTGCGTACTTGGGAACAGGCAAGGCAATTCCTGCCTAATGATGAGAAATATTGGGATTATGATAAAGAGGCATTTGTTAAGGGTGAATTAAAACTAAAGAAGAATTCAGGTAATAGATGCAATTGGATTTATATTTCTACGGCTATTTTAAACAATGGTGATGTTGTTCCTTGCTGTAGAGATGTATATGGTTATTTCGTAATGGGGAATATACTTAAAGATGACTTAGGGGCGATATGGAATGGTAAAAAGTATCGTAATTTTAGAAAAAGAGTCGCTTCTGATAAAAATGGAATATCTATTTGTAAATTATGCTCTAGTTTTGAAATACCCGGACTTTATGAAAATAGAAAGGCAGAATAA
- a CDS encoding nucleotidyltransferase family protein, with amino-acid sequence MLKLDTRKTKIIILCGGFGRRLKHSTSNLPKPLVRFRNKSILQHIIEFYISKDFRNFILCTGYKGRKIEEFVKNHRFDAEIEISDAGESTSMLRRIYLAKDLIEKRAIVTYGDTFINIDPYKMMFQHRKSKAGITITVADIRSPFGLVELASSNCVDSFEEKPTFSYYIGHMIIEKKILNKLEKKLLTMPDGEGLIALFQKLIQKKKLNAFKHKGLQLTFNTFYEKEKVHRELIKFFTQQER; translated from the coding sequence ATGTTGAAATTAGATACAAGAAAAACAAAGATTATTATATTATGTGGTGGTTTTGGCAGGCGTCTTAAGCACTCTACTTCAAATTTACCGAAACCTCTAGTACGTTTTCGGAATAAATCTATATTGCAGCATATAATAGAATTTTATATCAGTAAAGATTTCCGTAATTTTATTCTATGTACTGGATATAAAGGCAGGAAAATTGAAGAATTTGTCAAAAATCACCGTTTTGATGCTGAGATAGAGATTTCCGATGCTGGAGAATCTACGAGCATGTTAAGACGTATTTATCTAGCCAAAGATCTAATAGAAAAAAGAGCAATAGTAACTTATGGTGATACGTTTATTAATATTGATCCTTATAAGATGATGTTTCAACATAGGAAAAGCAAGGCAGGCATTACTATAACCGTTGCTGATATACGTAGTCCATTTGGTTTGGTTGAGTTAGCTAGCAGTAATTGCGTAGACTCTTTCGAAGAAAAACCAACTTTTTCTTACTATATTGGTCATATGATAATTGAAAAAAAGATATTAAATAAGTTAGAAAAAAAGCTTTTGACTATGCCTGACGGTGAAGGTCTAATTGCTTTATTTCAGAAATTAATACAGAAGAAAAAATTAAATGCCTTCAAACATAAAGGGCTACAACTTACTTTTAATACTTTCTATGAGAAAGAAAAGGTACATAGGGAACTTATAAAATTCTTTACCCAACAGGAAAGGTGA
- a CDS encoding NAD(P)-dependent oxidoreductase, with protein MPKENNLNKLRKKRVLITGGKGFLGQSLIPQLRKLCKKVYLYNDDIRDISNFKKKSDIVFHLAGFNKIDSKHKTNSLFDVNVNGTMAVMHYCYRVGASCIFASSSAVYKPTLGKIRLSESSDTNPVTLYGISKILAEKVCRHYSQSFKVPVISIRIFNMYGPGQRLSFITPYIFQKLKSTNSILLKSPQAVRDFVYISDVVRAFILSCKIDFNNFLPLNIGTGVGLSINNFVKLFASRLKVKKYQINKVNHESPKKDYVVADIKKAKEVLGWKPQITIEKGLDSIIASGQLNKYNFGIR; from the coding sequence ATGCCAAAAGAAAATAATTTAAATAAGCTTAGAAAGAAAAGGGTCTTAATCACTGGTGGAAAAGGATTCTTGGGGCAAAGTCTTATTCCCCAATTAAGAAAGTTGTGTAAAAAAGTCTATCTTTACAACGATGATATAAGAGATATCAGCAATTTCAAAAAGAAAAGCGATATAGTTTTCCACCTAGCTGGTTTTAATAAGATTGACTCTAAGCATAAAACAAATTCGCTTTTTGACGTAAATGTTAATGGCACTATGGCAGTAATGCACTATTGTTATCGAGTTGGCGCAAGCTGTATCTTTGCTTCGTCCTCAGCAGTTTATAAGCCAACTCTAGGAAAGATTAGGCTTAGTGAAAGCTCTGATACTAATCCAGTAACATTATATGGGATAAGTAAAATATTGGCAGAAAAAGTTTGCAGACATTATTCACAAAGTTTTAAGGTACCCGTTATTTCCATTAGAATCTTTAATATGTATGGACCGGGGCAGCGCTTGTCATTTATCACACCATATATTTTTCAGAAACTTAAAAGTACTAACTCTATTTTATTAAAATCGCCTCAGGCAGTGAGAGATTTTGTCTATATATCAGATGTAGTTAGGGCTTTTATTCTTTCTTGTAAGATCGATTTTAATAACTTTTTACCTTTAAATATTGGCACTGGCGTTGGCTTAAGCATTAATAATTTTGTAAAGTTATTTGCTTCGCGATTAAAAGTTAAAAAGTATCAAATTAATAAAGTTAACCATGAAAGTCCAAAAAAAGATTATGTTGTCGCTGATATTAAAAAGGCAAAAGAGGTTTTAGGCTGGAAGCCACAAATTACAATTGAAAAAGGCCTGGATTCAATCATAGCTTCTGGGCAGCTCAATAAATACAACTTTGGTATTCGATAA
- a CDS encoding oligosaccharide flippase family protein has protein sequence MSFAKKFSLTFLANLIMIVAGVLNYIVIVRTTGAQGQGLFTLVITSLTMAMVLLGGGALLETNRYLANKYKQKLHILFSTTLTFIFGIIVFLLLWWIFFRTFPFDFFMNKNLACFTLLTIPFFIIQEASKGMLWGLGKINKHNLINIFRYVSLLISNVIVLVFLQKTIEVAILGMLVTVVVGAIISILFVFKELGYFNFVLEKDLFLKLIKTGWRTFVISILFILSIRIDVYIIKFLSTTSEVGYYSVVALIANMVSISPMISGFLLFNRATDGSGKSIKDTAKLSRICIAYSLCVSLVLLLLGKHLIIFLLGEEFIKSYICLIYYLPALIFQNLFFVISMYICGSEGFPVFNILSIGISLIINIWLNLVLIPILGINGAAISASVAIVIKTIMNIYYFNLKAKLKLSQILFLKKQDLIDLTQKFGLRLT, from the coding sequence ATGAGTTTTGCTAAGAAGTTTTCTCTAACATTTTTGGCTAATTTAATTATGATAGTGGCTGGGGTGTTGAATTATATAGTGATTGTAAGAACAACAGGCGCCCAAGGTCAGGGGTTGTTTACTTTAGTTATTACTAGTTTAACTATGGCGATGGTACTTTTGGGGGGAGGGGCGCTACTTGAGACAAATAGATATTTGGCCAATAAGTATAAACAAAAACTGCACATTTTATTTTCTACTACACTAACTTTCATTTTTGGCATAATAGTATTTTTGCTGTTATGGTGGATATTTTTTAGGACTTTTCCTTTTGATTTTTTTATGAATAAAAATTTAGCTTGTTTTACTCTACTGACTATTCCATTTTTCATTATACAAGAAGCAAGCAAAGGGATGCTTTGGGGATTAGGAAAAATTAATAAGCATAATCTCATTAATATATTTAGATATGTATCCCTTTTAATCTCAAATGTTATAGTACTTGTGTTTTTACAAAAAACAATAGAGGTGGCAATTTTAGGTATGTTAGTTACTGTAGTTGTTGGCGCTATTATATCAATTCTTTTTGTATTTAAAGAACTTGGTTATTTTAATTTTGTGCTTGAAAAAGATTTATTTTTAAAATTAATAAAGACTGGGTGGCGTACATTTGTAATTAGTATTTTATTCATTCTTTCGATTAGAATAGATGTTTATATAATTAAGTTTCTTTCGACTACTTCAGAAGTCGGATATTACTCAGTGGTAGCCTTAATTGCCAATATGGTTAGTATTAGCCCTATGATTAGTGGTTTTTTGCTTTTTAATAGAGCTACAGATGGTTCAGGAAAGAGTATAAAAGATACGGCAAAGTTGAGCCGGATTTGTATAGCATATTCACTTTGTGTCTCTTTAGTTTTGTTATTATTGGGAAAACATCTAATTATATTTTTGTTGGGTGAGGAATTTATTAAATCATATATTTGTCTTATTTATTATTTACCAGCGTTAATTTTTCAGAATTTATTTTTTGTAATATCTATGTATATTTGCGGTAGTGAAGGGTTTCCTGTATTTAATATTCTATCCATAGGTATATCTTTAATTATTAATATTTGGTTAAACCTTGTCTTAATTCCAATATTAGGAATTAACGGTGCTGCTATTTCTGCTTCAGTTGCTATTGTAATTAAGACTATTATGAATATCTATTATTTTAATTTAAAGGCAAAGCTAAAATTAAGTCAAATTTTGTTTTTAAAGAAGCAGGATTTAATTGATTTAACTCAAAAATTCGGGCTTAGGTTAACATGA
- a CDS encoding glycosyltransferase, with protein MHNEKLAIIIPTKDRPDKLNQLLKSISQQDIKPSQVIIIDGSILSITGVLKEFPDLEIDYIKAIGSLTTKRNIGIKKLKDEITLVIFFDDDIILEKDSFRKMLDFWLGTSENTAGASFNIISQICRKPSLLEKVFVVNTDIPGKILRSGFQTKFYSLDKTREVNWLFGGATVWRKWLFEKLQFDERFSDYGLFEDVDFSYRAGKEYRLFVVADAKVRHNSESEKIDESFKFGKMQFENRLYFVKKNPELSIPLCYWALSGLFLNNILKGIVGRDSRYINRAKGNIAGFISNLTELFHQRERCQRAKI; from the coding sequence ATGCATAATGAGAAATTAGCCATTATTATTCCCACTAAAGATAGGCCGGATAAATTAAATCAACTTTTAAAGAGTATATCTCAACAGGATATTAAGCCTTCTCAGGTTATTATAATTGATGGCAGTATTCTCTCAATCACAGGTGTTTTAAAAGAATTCCCCGATTTAGAGATTGATTACATAAAAGCAATAGGCTCTTTAACAACTAAAAGAAATATTGGCATAAAGAAGTTAAAAGATGAAATTACGCTAGTGATATTTTTTGATGACGACATTATATTAGAGAAGGATAGTTTTAGGAAAATGTTAGATTTTTGGCTGGGTACATCTGAGAATACAGCTGGGGCATCATTTAACATTATAAGCCAAATTTGCAGAAAGCCATCACTGTTAGAAAAAGTTTTTGTAGTTAACACAGATATACCAGGCAAGATTTTGCGTTCTGGATTTCAGACAAAATTTTATTCCTTGGATAAGACTAGAGAAGTAAATTGGCTTTTTGGCGGAGCTACAGTATGGAGGAAGTGGCTTTTTGAAAAGTTGCAGTTTGATGAGAGATTTTCTGACTATGGTTTGTTTGAGGATGTTGATTTCAGTTATCGAGCGGGAAAGGAATATAGATTATTTGTTGTAGCTGATGCGAAGGTTAGACATAATTCTGAATCTGAAAAGATTGATGAAAGCTTTAAGTTTGGCAAAATGCAATTCGAGAACAGGCTTTATTTTGTTAAGAAGAATCCAGAGTTATCTATTCCGCTTTGCTATTGGGCGCTTTCGGGACTTTTCCTTAATAATATCCTAAAAGGTATAGTGGGCAGAGATAGTAGATATATTAACAGGGCTAAAGGCAATATAGCTGGATTTATTAGCAATTTAACAGAGCTTTTTCATCAGCGAGAAAGATGTCAAAGAGCGAAAATATAA
- a CDS encoding GDP-mannose 4,6-dehydratase, with protein MKILKNTKVLITGGGGFIASHLTKRLLEEGAKIFVLTKYGCVIDNIRLVNIWDKVKIIESDLRNPDSLKKVKLIKPDIIYHFAAYNHVGDSFDNVSEAIDVNSKGTVNLLDAYEDYKRFIYISSSEIYGHQSSVPFHEELKPSPISPYAVGKYSGELYARMKYLVYKRPIVILRPFNAFGPFQSPRAIIAEIIIKCLKGEDIVTTEGIQTRDFNYVENLIDGFLLASSVKKAVGEIINIGSGKEISIKELVKKIHKLADSKSKLCIGKMPYRPTEIWRMAASNKKASKLLGWRQKISFEEGLLRTINWYQKFKYLFEDKNSPLFQLCQKKII; from the coding sequence ATGAAAATTTTAAAAAACACGAAGGTCTTGATTACAGGTGGAGGAGGCTTCATCGCATCACATTTAACTAAAAGATTATTAGAAGAAGGGGCAAAAATATTTGTTCTTACAAAGTATGGCTGTGTAATTGATAATATACGCTTGGTAAATATCTGGGACAAAGTTAAGATTATCGAATCTGATTTACGAAATCCTGATTCGCTTAAAAAAGTAAAGTTAATTAAGCCAGATATTATTTATCATTTTGCTGCCTATAACCATGTTGGCGATAGCTTCGATAACGTTTCAGAGGCAATTGATGTTAATTCTAAGGGAACAGTCAATCTTTTAGATGCGTACGAAGATTACAAGAGGTTTATCTACATTTCGTCTTCTGAAATTTATGGACATCAAAGCTCAGTACCTTTTCATGAAGAACTTAAACCCAGCCCTATATCTCCTTATGCAGTAGGTAAGTATTCAGGCGAATTATATGCAAGAATGAAATATCTAGTATACAAAAGGCCCATTGTAATACTTAGGCCATTCAATGCCTTTGGTCCTTTTCAGAGTCCACGCGCTATAATTGCCGAGATTATAATAAAGTGCTTAAAAGGAGAGGATATAGTAACTACTGAAGGCATTCAGACGAGAGACTTTAATTATGTTGAAAATTTAATTGACGGTTTTCTTTTGGCTAGTTCTGTGAAAAAAGCAGTAGGAGAAATTATCAATATTGGTTCAGGTAAGGAAATATCAATAAAGGAACTTGTTAAAAAAATTCATAAGTTGGCAGACTCTAAATCTAAGTTATGTATAGGTAAAATGCCTTATCGACCTACGGAGATTTGGCGTATGGCAGCTTCCAATAAAAAAGCCAGTAAATTATTGGGGTGGAGGCAAAAAATTTCATTTGAAGAAGGTTTGTTAAGGACTATCAATTGGTATCAAAAGTTTAAGTATTTATTCGAAGACAAAAATTCACCACTTTTTCAACTATGCCAAAAGAAAATAATTTAA
- a CDS encoding B12-binding domain-containing radical SAM protein, whose protein sequence is MMKRISNIILIRPPLNKLDNNAISDVSVFFPPNGLFLLASVLKRCDYNVTVQDMYENSWFDIQRFFQDKQFDVVGITCFTGQHLNSLKLAKLAKENIDPSPLVVLGGPHPSAKGIDEQILSHYPQIDYIVRGEGEETLIELFDGINQGVDLMTVKGITFRLNKRIVRTSDRAVIKNLDLLPLPDYSNFDFSKVESKCDDMVSITDDNKQARFLPIISSRGCPNKCQFCAIFMGRQVRFRSPENVVDEIEQLYRMKKVVHFTFVDDCFNTSLARAEKICQLIIERKFPITWTAMVRVKPISENFFQLAKDSGCLMLAFGVESGSKKILETIGKNINLDDFIYAIEMAKKIGIKVAALFMVGNPGETKETIDETISLIKKTRPKRVVVSPTLIFPNSELYYLAIKQGILDEEYWLNNSKLPYYTAEHSLDELRYFRFRIIFYHCLFEKKVSMVIKLGILILGYRFVKLFNLQISQVRDFLLKIPIASSILKSLKSDYIE, encoded by the coding sequence ATGATGAAAAGGATATCCAATATAATTTTAATCAGGCCGCCATTAAATAAGTTAGACAACAATGCGATCAGCGATGTAAGTGTTTTTTTTCCTCCGAATGGTCTGTTTTTGTTGGCGTCAGTGTTAAAACGCTGTGACTATAATGTAACAGTGCAGGATATGTATGAGAATAGTTGGTTTGATATACAAAGATTCTTTCAGGACAAGCAATTTGATGTCGTGGGCATAACTTGTTTTACTGGTCAACATTTAAATAGCTTAAAATTAGCTAAGCTAGCAAAGGAAAATATAGATCCTAGTCCATTGGTGGTGTTAGGAGGGCCGCATCCCAGCGCAAAAGGCATAGATGAACAGATACTTTCTCATTATCCTCAGATAGATTATATTGTAAGAGGTGAGGGAGAAGAAACGCTTATAGAATTATTTGATGGGATTAATCAAGGCGTAGATTTGATGACCGTAAAGGGAATAACTTTTAGACTAAACAAGAGAATTGTAAGAACATCAGATAGAGCAGTTATTAAGAATTTGGATTTATTACCTTTGCCAGACTATTCCAATTTTGATTTTAGTAAAGTAGAAAGCAAATGCGACGATATGGTTAGTATAACGGATGATAATAAGCAAGCACGTTTTTTGCCCATCATTAGCTCCAGAGGTTGTCCGAACAAATGCCAGTTTTGTGCAATTTTTATGGGAAGGCAAGTACGCTTTAGATCTCCGGAAAATGTAGTTGATGAAATAGAGCAGTTATACAGAATGAAAAAAGTGGTTCATTTTACTTTCGTAGATGACTGTTTTAATACTTCTTTAGCCCGAGCTGAAAAAATTTGCCAATTGATAATAGAACGTAAGTTTCCCATAACTTGGACAGCCATGGTTAGGGTAAAGCCGATTAGTGAGAATTTTTTTCAATTGGCCAAGGACTCAGGCTGCCTTATGTTGGCATTTGGAGTTGAATCCGGTTCTAAAAAGATTTTAGAGACCATAGGTAAAAATATAAATCTGGACGATTTTATATATGCAATTGAGATGGCAAAAAAAATAGGCATTAAGGTAGCTGCCTTATTCATGGTAGGTAATCCCGGTGAAACAAAAGAGACTATAGATGAGACCATTAGTTTAATAAAAAAGACTAGGCCTAAACGTGTGGTTGTTTCGCCTACATTAATTTTTCCTAATAGTGAATTATATTATCTAGCAATAAAACAAGGCATACTCGATGAAGAGTATTGGTTAAATAATAGCAAATTGCCATATTATACAGCAGAGCATAGCTTAGATGAGCTGAGATACTTCAGATTTAGAATTATTTTTTACCATTGCCTATTTGAGAAAAAGGTGTCTATGGTAATAAAGTTAGGCATCTTGATTTTGGGATATAGGTTTGTTAAGCTATTTAATTTGCAAATAAGCCAAGTAAGAGATTTTCTTCTTAAGATTCCAATCGCTAGTTCAATTTTAAAGAGTTTAAAGTCAGACTATATAGAATAG
- the asnB gene encoding asparagine synthase (glutamine-hydrolyzing): MCGICGIVDSDSRKRVDRDTLHKMCISMSHRGPDDEGIYLSHKQSKFNVGLGHRRLKIIDLSSAGHQPICNEDKTLMLICNGEIYNYKQLKADLLKKGHRFSSDTDIEVIVHLFEEKAEEAIEYLRGMFAFALWDEKQAKLILARDRTGQKPLLYYHSEGLFCFASEFSSLLESGLVPKRINEEAIHYYLSFGYIPAPLTIYENVYKLPPAHILVLKNKEISLKRYWQLDYSKKIKISEVEAQEELLRLLKEAVKIRLYSDVPLGAFLSGGLDSSTVVALMSQLTSEKVKTFSIGFQEHNYSELKFARNIAKRFQTEHHEFIVKPKALEILPLLVQRYGEPYADSSCIPTYYVSQQTRQYVTVALNGDGGDESFSGYERYQAMLIAQIYQDMPRFLSKIINRSIALLPDSINPKNSLRRIKRFFEAAPLPQQERYLRWIGMFDERLKRDLYSERFLYKFSNKNPICWLNPHLNNSKTLNLLDRLLMTDTNTYLPNDLLVKVDIASMANSLEARSPFLDHKLMEFVASLPPEYKMKKLVKKYILKKAVKDLVPKQNIHRRKMGFGLPIGEWFRSELKELINQTLLSKSFFDRGYFKPDAIKMLIKAHLDRNRDYTFQIWTLLMLELWHQKFID, from the coding sequence ATGTGTGGTATATGCGGGATAGTGGATTCTGATTCCAGGAAAAGAGTAGATAGGGACACTCTCCATAAGATGTGTATTTCTATGAGCCATAGAGGTCCTGATGATGAAGGGATTTATTTATCTCATAAGCAGTCAAAGTTTAATGTCGGCCTAGGTCACAGGAGACTGAAAATTATTGACTTAAGTTCTGCCGGGCATCAACCCATATGCAATGAAGATAAGACACTTATGCTTATATGTAATGGCGAGATTTATAATTATAAACAATTAAAAGCAGACTTATTAAAAAAGGGCCACAGGTTTAGCTCTGATACTGATATTGAAGTAATAGTACATCTGTTTGAAGAGAAGGCAGAAGAGGCCATAGAATATTTACGTGGTATGTTTGCTTTTGCGTTGTGGGATGAGAAGCAGGCTAAGCTAATTTTAGCTAGAGATAGAACAGGCCAGAAGCCACTTCTATATTATCATTCTGAAGGCTTATTCTGCTTTGCTTCTGAATTTAGTTCGCTTTTAGAGAGCGGATTAGTTCCTAAGAGAATAAATGAGGAAGCAATACATTATTATCTTAGTTTTGGATATATCCCAGCTCCATTGACAATATATGAGAATGTGTATAAATTGCCGCCAGCACATATACTTGTATTAAAAAACAAAGAAATTAGCTTAAAGCGATATTGGCAATTGGATTATTCAAAGAAAATTAAGATTTCAGAGGTTGAAGCCCAAGAAGAGTTGTTAAGACTGCTCAAAGAGGCGGTTAAGATTAGGCTATATAGCGATGTTCCATTGGGTGCTTTTTTAAGCGGTGGTCTAGATTCTAGTACAGTAGTTGCTTTAATGAGTCAGTTAACAAGTGAGAAAGTTAAGACTTTCTCCATTGGATTCCAAGAACATAATTACAGTGAACTAAAGTTTGCCAGAAATATAGCAAAGAGATTCCAGACAGAACATCACGAGTTTATAGTTAAACCTAAGGCCTTGGAGATATTACCATTATTAGTCCAGCGCTACGGAGAACCCTATGCAGATTCTTCTTGTATTCCTACTTATTATGTTTCACAACAGACAAGGCAATATGTTACTGTGGCCTTAAATGGAGATGGAGGGGATGAGTCTTTTTCAGGTTACGAGCGTTATCAAGCAATGCTAATTGCACAAATCTATCAAGATATGCCAAGATTCCTTAGCAAAATAATTAATAGGTCTATAGCCTTATTGCCGGATTCTATTAATCCAAAAAATAGCCTTAGAAGAATTAAAAGGTTTTTTGAAGCTGCGCCACTGCCGCAACAGGAGCGTTATTTACGTTGGATAGGTATGTTCGATGAGCGCTTGAAGAGAGATTTATATTCAGAGAGGTTTCTGTATAAATTTTCTAACAAAAATCCTATATGCTGGTTAAACCCTCATCTTAATAACTCTAAAACTTTGAATCTTCTAGATAGGCTTCTAATGACTGATACTAATACATATTTACCGAATGATCTCTTGGTAAAGGTTGATATTGCTAGTATGGCTAATTCCTTGGAGGCACGATCACCGTTTCTAGATCATAAGCTTATGGAATTCGTAGCTAGCTTACCTCCCGAATATAAAATGAAAAAATTAGTTAAAAAATATATTCTAAAAAAGGCAGTTAAGGATTTGGTCCCAAAGCAGAATATCCATAGGAGGAAGATGGGTTTTGGCCTGCCGATTGGAGAATGGTTTCGGAGTGAGTTAAAAGAACTCATAAATCAGACTCTTCTTTCAAAGTCATTTTTTGACAGAGGCTATTTTAAACCTGATGCGATAAAAATGCTTATAAAGGCCCATCTTGATAGAAATAGAGACTATACGTTTCAGATCTGGACACTTTTGATGTTAGAGCTTTGGCATCAGAAGTTCATAGATTAA
- a CDS encoding SGNH/GDSL hydrolase family protein, translated as MFKKLVFVILACFIFFIMIEILLRVYVWRKTGNSEYLRYAIEITKMPKKDYMAKEHKITSRKVNYGSYYKFTPGKYEMLSLPFSYTINSLGFRGYEFSTTKSKDIKRIFALGCSTTFGLGVVDNQTYPYYLNELLKNSGRKYEVINCGLPTALTYHIYELFSNEIINYEPDIIIISESINDALFVTPQIKNFWYKLHSSLYYRSMLYTLLLEKYSALKRNDSRPFFIFYNKSIPHYYKYYLERIIKLAKEKGIKVILFNEPMLSDVNFPNDLDKLEIMYRDTFDSSISPLIKQRYYNKQMEIIAKENNIDFIDAAKLIEEKPHLFLDIVHLSAEGNELLAKLIAKVIMEGK; from the coding sequence GTGTTTAAGAAATTAGTTTTTGTAATTTTAGCCTGTTTTATTTTCTTTATAATGATAGAGATTTTATTGCGCGTTTATGTATGGCGCAAAACTGGTAATAGCGAGTATTTGAGGTATGCTATAGAAATAACAAAAATGCCTAAAAAAGATTATATGGCAAAGGAACACAAAATCACAAGTAGGAAAGTAAATTATGGTAGTTATTATAAGTTCACACCAGGCAAATATGAAATGCTAAGTTTGCCATTTTCTTATACTATTAATTCCCTAGGATTTAGGGGTTATGAATTTTCTACAACAAAATCAAAGGACATTAAGAGAATTTTTGCTCTCGGTTGCTCAACAACCTTTGGTTTGGGCGTAGTTGATAACCAAACCTACCCTTATTATTTGAATGAACTGTTGAAAAACTCAGGAAGAAAATATGAGGTAATAAATTGCGGCCTGCCCACCGCTTTAACGTATCATATTTATGAATTATTTAGCAATGAAATTATTAATTATGAACCCGATATAATTATAATATCTGAATCAATAAATGACGCACTTTTTGTTACTCCCCAGATAAAAAACTTTTGGTATAAGCTGCATAGTTCCTTATATTATAGGTCAATGCTCTATACACTTTTACTCGAAAAATATTCGGCATTAAAACGCAATGACTCTAGACCATTCTTTATTTTTTATAATAAAAGTATACCACATTATTATAAGTATTATCTTGAACGCATAATTAAGTTGGCTAAAGAGAAAGGTATAAAGGTGATTTTGTTTAATGAACCAATGTTATCTGATGTTAATTTCCCTAACGATTTGGATAAATTAGAAATTATGTATCGAGATACTTTCGATAGTTCTATCAGCCCTTTGATAAAACAGCGTTATTACAATAAACAAATGGAGATAATTGCGAAAGAGAATAATATAGATTTTATTGATGCTGCGAAGCTTATCGAGGAGAAGCCACATTTATTCTTAGATATTGTTCACCTTAGTGCTGAAGGCAATGAGTTATTAGCAAAGCTTATTGCAAAAGTAATAATGGAAGGTAAATAA